The genomic DNA GGGATTGTGCCATGTCTAAGTTGTTTCAGACCATTTGCCTTGGGTTGCTTCTCGGATGTTCGACCAGTGGCTTGGCCCAGGAAGCCGAGCCGTCTCCTGCGCCAACGCCGCTTTCGCTGCCGAGTCCGGCCGTCCGCGCAACGCAGACCTATGCTGCCCCGGTTGGCGATTACGTGATTGGGCCGGGCGATGTCGTGGACATCAAGGTTTTCAAGCAACCAGACCTGACGGGACGCTTCCGCATCGGCGACACCGGCAGCGTCGAGCTGTTGTTCATTGGCAAACAGCAGCTTGCGGGTTTGACCGAGAGCGAGGCTGCCGATTTGCTGCGGCAAGAGCTACGGAGATACTTGCGGCAGCCCGAAGTGAGCGTGACCGTGACGGAGTTCAACTCGCGGTTGGTCACGGTGATCGGTGCGGTGCGCTCGCCGGGCCGGCTGCCGCTGCGGCGCGCGATGCGCTTGCTGGATGTGATTGCCTTGTCGGGCGGCCTGGTTGAGGACTCCAGCCGGTTCGTCAACATCATCCGCTACGTACCCAAGCCGGCGACGGATACCCCGGCCACCCCCGATGAGGATGTTCCCCCAGATGTCGAAATCATCCCCATCAA from Chloracidobacterium validum includes the following:
- a CDS encoding polysaccharide biosynthesis/export family protein; this encodes MSKLFQTICLGLLLGCSTSGLAQEAEPSPAPTPLSLPSPAVRATQTYAAPVGDYVIGPGDVVDIKVFKQPDLTGRFRIGDTGSVELLFIGKQQLAGLTESEAADLLRQELRRYLRQPEVSVTVTEFNSRLVTVIGAVRSPGRLPLRRAMRLLDVIALSGGLVEDSSRFVNIIRYVPKPATDTPATPDEDVPPDVEIIPINIDDLIAGNAQNNILLQTGDIISVPRADVIYLAGNVRKPGPLTARNPITVTQAIAMGSGLIEGAKRNDLRLYRTVPGKLEREEIKVSLAAIQAGKQKDLVLQANDVLYVPHSELRSAGTALMRNLPTLVTSALIPILTTSLIR